aatactatattttaaaactatttgtgGGCTCAAGGGTTAGCTGCAATGCTTCTTTCTGGAAGAAATGTAAAGCTGTGGGTCTAGTACAGCCCTTTAAAGTAAATGCAAAAATGTTAGCGTTTAGCAAACAAAGGCATATagcatttaaagaaaatactgtatTGCTCAGGTTTTTGGTAAAGGAGATTATTAATAATGCCTAgatgaaaagaaacataaatttaatttttatggcAGAGTGAAGTTAGTGTTATAAATAGCCAAAATATTGTAAATTGATATTACTAGTGAACTTTGTATTTATGTAAAGTTGTGTGCTTAAACATAGAAAATGCTTTACTAATGTAACAGAACGAGCCAGTAGAAAAAGAGAACCTCTGTACAACAGACAACAGTTGCCAATAATTTAAATAGTGTCAGATTCCCCAAATTATCAGGTTTGACATGATCTTACCTTCTACtatcataaacaaataaattaaccCTACAAAGAATTTTAGCTTAACTTAAAATTGCACCTAGAAGGGTATGGGATTATTTGTACCTATTACAAAAACCTGTTAAAATCAAGGGCTGCTACAAAGAATGAGGTAAACTGAAGACTCTCTCCACTATGCAGCCTTCAGATAAATggctttttttctattgagttctAGGTTTGCACACCACAGTGTTTTGCTAGCAAAGCATTCAGAGTTCTCTTCCAGGAactgtttgcatgtgtgtgtatataaatttacacacacacatacgcacacacacatatatacacactgtaTACTGCAtcagcaaaatatatatattatatatatatttatataaatataaggaaaatttcccccacccaaccccccgccccccaacgaCATGTTtcttagtgtttgtttttttttttttttttttgtacacagAGAATAGGgaatttcagaatttttacatacattttagCAAACGAGTTTTGATCTATTGGCTTCTTGGTGCGGTAATGCAATGGCAATCCATTCTGGTGCCAAAGGCTCATACCATTACAAGGAAGCTGTGAACTCTAATTTCTTAGGAGGTGAGGCCAGCCCCACATGAACTTCTCTTGCATCCCTCTGGTCCGCCATGATTCATAAATACTTAGacttattttttcctccctcaaATGAATCATTAGACGTTAAAAATGGAACCACAGAGTCACAAAGGGCTACATGCTTTTCAGTATAAAGCATTCTCCTTCACTAGGTTGCTATCACAGTGCAGACCTGACTGCCTGAATATGCTCAGGAGATTTAGTCAATATTGTCTGTATTTGGTTATGGAAAAGGCTctccttattttttgtttttaaatccaaaGTGCATAGTGAGAACAAATcaaagcatcttttttttcttttcagcatcaGTTTCATCTAAGCATCTTCCTATGCGAGGACTACTCAGATGCCTTGCCTTtgtcctccccaccctccaaaaataaaaaaataaaattaaattaaaaataataagagtcAAGCAATTCAGACATTCATCAGCCTGGTAAACAAACTTTGCCGGCAAATAGAAGTCCTACTAttgtaaagaaaattgataagaCAAAAAGTACGTATGATGACCCAACTACTGTGTTGTTGGGTAATTTATATGGTTGACCTCCGACTTCATTGATGTAAAATCCTATTGGAAATATTAGGGCAGCCATACAGAAAAGGATCACTGTAAAACAAACCAGAACACAACATTAGTAACATGGTTTGGTgattaagaaaacaatgaaaatttgGCACAAAGGAAGTTTATAAGAAGGGTTGTGGATTGATGACATGGTCAAATCTGTTACAATATGGATCACTTATCAAAAGATTTGTGTATACTACAGATCCCCAAAGCCTAACAATTAAATACAGTAAAAGCTAGCTTAGCCTTTTACATAGTTTTGAATATCAGCATTAAGGAAGGCCTCCAAACCTACTAAGTACTCGTATACACGATTCTTGACCATTTAAAGTAGTGACTAAGGGCTCTGGCTAGTGTCAGACAGGGGCTAAGTTCTGGCTCTACTACTTACTAATGGTGTAATCTTAGGCTTCTGAAATTCTGAAAATGGGTAAGTATATAGTACAAGGATAAACAAAACAATGTCAAGTCCTTCGCACAGTGAGTGACAGGTTGATAGTAAGTGCTGAATAAATGCTGTATATTATTATTGTCCTAGCATTATTTTGCCAATTCTCTGCTCTCTCAGTTGGCATTAGCTATGAGGAATTGAGAAAAGGTGCATACaaatataaatactatttatCTTACTCTGATTTAAAATCAGCTAGTGGAAAGAACCACAGGCTTTGATGAGGAGCAGATTGTCAGACTGGTTATCTCTCATCACGGACAacgttccaaaaaaaaaaaaatctcccaggtTTCTGACTACAGAGTTTAAAGTGGGGGAGAGTGGAGaaatcttttgaattttgtatgcaaacacaatgaaatatattatttgcTAAAATGCTTCTAGAAAGATATCAGAAAACCCAGTGTCTGGGCAGAAGTAATTCCACAGTTGGCTGTTTTAGGAAACCGCGTGCTCCCCTGTGCTAACAAAGAAACACTCTTCTTAGGGAACACAAATTACCTATAGATAGGCTAGCgtttccaagaaaatattttatgctttttattactattattattattattttatgctttttgaaaGCATGTTGGTCAAATGTTCATAGTCTTTCAAATTTCTTTGAAGGCAGAAACATTTCTTCAGTGTAATGTCATTCTATATTCATTCCCAATATTAACTGAATGAGAAAATTTTCTCAGTTAAACCCATCCCTAGCAATACTGACAGAGTCCTGGATAAATATACCAGCTAACACTTGTCctaaattatttttgtgttactcAATCTACAAAATTTAATAGGAGAGTCCTGAAAAAGCCAATTAGGAATATTTCCTGGAAGGAAGCTCCAGAAATGCTGTAAAACGTAACATTTTCTTAAGTAATACACTAGCGTAAGAAACACACCAGCACTCTCGTTTGCTTCGCACCATTTGGGTGGATTATTTTATATTAAGCAGACATAGAATCTGTTTCATTTTGGGCATATGACCACAACAAATAATGTTACATAAGCAGATTTAAATTCTTTTGGATACCTACTacagaacaaatgaaaaattcaggTATTCAGTATTAGATCTTTTGGCCTTTCTGTTGTATAGTTAgcaataaataactttattactGCTGCCAGTGCCCCCTGATCTGTGGTATCTGTCACCAGTCTCTAACAGTGCTTATGCCTTAATATGGTTTGGTAAGTAAAATGAAACCACAATTAGACAATCTaataaaaacaatgggaaaacaTTATTGCCTTAAAAACAATTTGTTCTTTAATGTGGATTAATCTCTAACCTCAAGAAAcactaaaataatttagaagtcCTTAAAAGATATGCAGATATTACTGTTGTTCAGTCTGTTAATTGATGTGCCAACTTACTTCCTATCCTTTCCTATTTtctactgtaaaataaaaatctatcttTTATAAAGGAGTAATCATTTAATGACTATATTTAAAGCAGGGTTTAATATTTTACAAgtgttaaatattttccaaattggtTAGGAAAAGCTTAATCAAATTTTAAGGAAGCAATGAACTCTTAATTCTAtccaatatttgtttttaatccaaGGAATCTAGTTCTCTGTCCTGGAGAGATTTAATGTTGGTgggtgaggtttttttgtttttgttttcctgttttttgtggggtttttttagctATTGAGACCTGTGAAGTTACTTTAGATCTTAAAATACTGTTAATGCTGAAAATACATATCAACTTTTGACAATTAAGTTCTGGGTCCTAAATAAGTCTGTAAAGACATAACTTCACATCCTGTATAGCATAGATTTCTTGGTGGTGAAAGTCAATCAGGTGTACTGGTAGACAAGTAAATTACGGTGGCAAAAGCAAGGACAAGGGTCAGACTTGAAGAAAAAGGCACAGCTTTGTCACCCTTGCCCCCATAGGTGAGCCCCCTCATGTGTGGCTCTCCTTTGAACATTTCCACTGTGTAAATCCATCAGAAAATGTTAGCTTATATTCTTACCAAACTATAGCTTAACTGGAATAGAAGTGCATAAAATAGAGATGAAGTACATTTTCAAACACTGAATGGAAACACTAGGGGGAGCCCAATCCCTCTTATGACTACCACCCCAGTAAACTTAGCTCTGGGAATGTAGCTCTATGCTTCCTTAGATGACATCAACACAAAGATATATTGTTGAACGAAAAAACCAAGATACAGAATagtataaatagaataaatatgtatttatagaacactcacacatatacatatatgtttctaTGCATAGAACACCACTGGTAGGAAACCCCAGAAACTGGTGAGAATGGCTGCTTCCAGGAAAGGAGTATCAGACGACTGGGTGACAGGGCCACAAATGAGATTTACTTTTCACTTGGTGACCCTTTCATAGGCTTTGAATTATGTATCAtgcacatattattttaaaaagttaaattatttaaaatggaaaataaaggaaaaacattctGCATTTCAAGGTagctatatattaaatatgtacttaaatattttctcttgaagAGAAACGAAAAACAAGATAATCAAAGTTCTTTCCCTTTATTGGGTCATAAGAACCAATGGCTCATGTGAGCACCTTAATGCTTTTCTCTGATTCATATTACtttgctaaataatatttcagattTTTGGTATTCAGAGTACATGCACTCCCAAATTTCAACTAAATCCAGAAACTAAATccttcttctttgattttattttactcctAAAGAGTGAATTCTAAAGAGTGGATAAGTAACTGTATCTGTGAGTAAAGATTCTCTTTAAATTCCCCATCAATACCCTTTAATTTAGTAGCTCTGTCTCTATAACTGCCTCTAGACCCTACTATTTAGAAAAGAACTGTCTCAGGAGGTCTGTTTGACCTCAAAAAAGATCAacttttttcacatttcttaacAAAGATGGAGAAGCCTTTTTATGTCAACTGCAACttgatctaaattttaaaattaagggagaaatacatacaaaaataaaacaacagatcCAGAAACATATACATTCTCTAAAGAGAGTTTCACAGAGAGatagggagaaacagagactcatgAACTAATATCCCTATCCTATGACCTTTAAGAATAAATTGAGTTTTAACATTAATAGGGATACATGGGATTATGCCTTAGCCCTGTAATACAAGTTCTACATGACAATATCAGGTGAAAGTAAGCTGTGTtgtaatattcattttttaaaaacttaagaaaacCTGAGATGATTATAAGACACTGAATTAGAAATTAAACCCCGTAGTGTTTGGCATAGGGATAGTTATCCTGTTctttagagcagggtttctcaacaggGCCCTATTGCCATCTGGGGCCAGATTAGTCTTTGCTGTGGAGGGCTGTTCTGTGCATTTGTACactgttcagcagcatccctggactCTACTCACTACATGCCAGGAGCATCCCCTTAGTTGGGAcaatcaaaaatgtttccagactttGACAAATGTTCCCTGGGGGACAAACCTGctttagaaagaagaaagcagaattACAGAAACCTTCCCTTTGagcatttttgttgcttttagcTTGGGAAAAGCCTGCGTTGTGCTCTGAAATTAAACCAGTTTTGCAAAGTACATGAGaatgtgtaatatatatgtattatcacACCCTTGGGCATAGCTTAAATGGCATCAGAGATGTTGAGAAATGATTATTAAATAACCAAATGTGTTGATTTTTCAATGGTCACACCACAACTTATGGTAGAAACTCAAATCAATGATATTAAAAAGCAAATCACCACCTTAAActaatttgtatttctgtatattttcttctagatttaTCTTTATTTGACAGACGATACCAATACCTTTAAGAAGAGGAAGACTCAGGTTAGTGGTAGCTCTGAGTCACAGACCTGGAACACTTAGGTCACAATGtgagcaaaaataaaattcattaaaatagcACGTTATACAAAGCAATTAAGGTTTGGATGTCCTGGTCTTATGGTGAGAATTCGGAAGAGCTGATGGGACCGCGTAGAGTCTATCTGATGGCCGTACACAAGTGGTGCCCTTTGATGATTAGAGAGTCCTTATTACTGAGTCTTGATTCCAGGGTGAGTGCCTTCTAGACAAATTTAGTTAGCACAGGTTACTTACTTCCAGTGAATGCTATCCATCGAGCATATTTTGTGGCTTCTCTTCGCCAGTGGGAAGCCACCAGCAAACCACATGTGACAGTCAATGAAATGATTCCCATGATGATAAAAAACAGTGTGGTGACCCACTCTGGGGGAAGCCGAGGTGGGATGCATGTCCGGTCTCGTCCATGGATTGTTTGACACTGTCGCACAAGGCCCACAGTGAGCGCTCCTGGAGAGATGCAAAACGTGGGAGTATTTTAGTGGGTTTGGCACACCCAGGGAATTGTCCCTACCAAAACCCCTTTAGTCCTTTTCTCTCTGAGTGGGTCATTCAAGCACTGAATTCCACTGAGTCCTATTCTTCAGCATCCTGCT
This portion of the Pseudorca crassidens isolate mPseCra1 chromosome 15, mPseCra1.hap1, whole genome shotgun sequence genome encodes:
- the MOSMO gene encoding modulator of smoothened protein, whose translation is MDKLTIISGCLFLAADIFAIASIANPDWINTGESAGALTVGLVRQCQTIHGRDRTCIPPRLPPEWVTTLFFIIMGIISLTVTCGLLVASHWRREATKYARWIAFTGMILFCMAALIFPIGFYINEVGGQPYKLPNNTVVGSSYVLFVLSIFFTIVGLLFAGKVCLPG